A region from the Sulfitobacter sp. D7 genome encodes:
- a CDS encoding translocation/assembly module TamB domain-containing protein, whose product MRQFLQILTASFVYLACLTPAFAQDDDKGFLTRTIQDALSGAGRTVSIDGFSGALSSAASFDRMTISDDDGIWLTLEEVVLDWNRSALLRGRLEVEQLTAGRLDVERLPVSNEVDLPDAEAKPFALPDLPVSIEIADFSVDEINLGEPILGEAAQLSVKANARLTDTVGIVDFQARRTDGKKGEFDIQANFDRTENVLDLLLNLTEDPEGIASKLLNLPGQPSVQMTVEGAGPLDDFATDVTIATDGQERLAGQVTLGTQAPRRASETPDRRIQADIGGDITALLAPRYREFFGEDVRLALDALLESNGAVEVSSFALAANSVDLEGQVTLNQEKWPTLIDISGRIANPDGTSTLLPISGEGTRVEAVTLRVDYDAADGDRFESAFDITGLDTGALQIAQTQLALDGILEGNLGSLGQFLGDVTFATEGLSLTDPASAEAIGDAITGSAEIRFVEGEPIEINGLTLSGEDYGLTGEAAINGVDTGLLTQLKMTLEARDISRFSALAGRDIAGATALALNGTVTPLGGMFDLAIAGGTDDLEIGIEQADAVLAGRTSLSMVAKRNETGTYLRDLDLKNDAIDLTGNVELRSEDSRADLDFTLADVGLVLPQYEGPIAVKATAVQETRGWVVDAVTDGPYDAALTVSGLATGEDAQIDFTADIPRIEDFVPDADITGPVTAKGELRQTPQGWEINTNASGPLDAHASVRGLVTPRVDVAFDLSLPDIQPLVPQINGGVEASGTLEQTEQGFVVDTIANGPYDSRVALEGLATGPDMALRFDLTLPDVSPLAPGVNGPLAAQGTVRQQEDGIAVDVAATGPYGSSAVVEGLATGPNMALSFDLSVPDLSPIAPGVNGPLSATGDIRQTEDGIAVDVSANGPYGSNAMVEGLVTGEVSMRFDVSVPKLNPLVPSVTGSFAANGVARQTEAGVVLDASASGPFGARATVEGLVTGPNAAVDFQLNMPDIGALVEQVNGPLSVAGSARREGEAWRIDTNANGPAGTQATVAGLVSPDGTLNLDIAGNAPLGLSRPFLAPRNLQGQAQFDLQINGPAALSSVSGRITTSDATFTAPNLRVALRGINADIQLGNNRAQLNVTGQAVDGGELRVAGAITLTPALPADISVTLRNLVYADPSLYSTTLNGDLRLAGPLSGGAQITGVINAGETNIQVPATGLTSIGDIPQITHVNAPADVLATRRKAGLEGAEAGEDPAEDASSPGFGLNLQLNAPNRIFVRGRGLDAELGGSLNLSGTTNRIISAGRFELIRGRLDILGKRFLLDEGSVQFQGDFIPYIRFVTSTDTEAGEVRVIVSGPANEPEVTFESTPAAPQDEVLSQLLFGRNISEISAFQALQLASAVATLAGRGGEGVIGNLREGFGLDDLDVTTTDDGATALRLGKYLTDNVYTDVTAASDGTGEVSLNLDITESLTAKGTLGSDGDSSIGIFFERDY is encoded by the coding sequence ATGCGACAGTTTTTGCAGATTCTCACCGCCAGCTTTGTCTATCTGGCCTGCCTCACACCGGCTTTTGCGCAGGATGATGATAAGGGCTTTCTCACCCGGACCATTCAGGATGCGCTGAGTGGCGCGGGCCGCACTGTCAGCATTGACGGGTTTTCAGGGGCGCTGAGTTCGGCAGCCTCCTTTGATCGGATGACGATTTCGGACGACGATGGCATCTGGCTGACGTTGGAAGAGGTGGTGCTGGATTGGAACCGCTCGGCCTTGCTGCGCGGACGGCTAGAGGTTGAGCAACTCACCGCCGGGCGGCTGGATGTTGAGCGTCTGCCGGTCAGCAATGAGGTCGATCTGCCCGATGCCGAGGCCAAACCCTTTGCCTTGCCCGATCTGCCCGTCTCCATTGAAATCGCTGACTTTTCCGTGGATGAGATCAATCTGGGTGAGCCCATTCTGGGCGAGGCTGCGCAGCTTTCGGTCAAGGCAAATGCGCGGCTGACCGATACGGTCGGTATTGTCGATTTTCAGGCCCGCCGCACCGATGGCAAAAAGGGTGAGTTCGACATTCAGGCCAATTTCGACCGCACGGAAAACGTGCTGGACCTGCTGTTGAACCTGACCGAAGACCCCGAAGGCATCGCCTCGAAACTGCTGAACCTGCCGGGACAGCCTTCGGTGCAGATGACCGTCGAAGGCGCGGGTCCTCTGGATGATTTCGCGACCGATGTGACCATCGCCACCGATGGGCAAGAGCGTTTGGCCGGGCAAGTGACCCTTGGCACGCAGGCCCCACGCCGCGCCAGCGAAACCCCTGACCGTCGCATTCAGGCCGATATTGGCGGCGACATCACCGCGCTGCTCGCTCCTCGCTACCGCGAATTTTTCGGGGAAGACGTGCGGCTGGCGCTGGATGCGCTGCTTGAGAGCAACGGTGCTGTTGAGGTCAGCAGCTTTGCCCTTGCGGCGAATTCCGTCGATCTTGAGGGGCAGGTCACGCTGAACCAAGAGAAGTGGCCGACCCTGATCGACATCTCTGGCCGGATCGCAAACCCCGATGGCACTTCGACCCTGTTGCCGATTTCGGGTGAGGGCACGCGGGTAGAGGCCGTGACCCTGCGCGTGGATTACGATGCCGCCGATGGCGACCGCTTTGAAAGTGCGTTCGACATCACCGGGCTGGACACGGGCGCGCTGCAAATCGCGCAAACGCAACTGGCGCTTGATGGGATCCTCGAAGGCAACCTTGGCAGTTTGGGCCAATTCCTTGGCGATGTGACCTTTGCCACCGAGGGGCTGTCGCTGACCGATCCGGCCAGTGCCGAGGCCATTGGGGACGCGATCACCGGCAGCGCCGAAATCCGTTTCGTCGAAGGAGAACCGATTGAGATCAACGGGCTGACCCTGTCGGGAGAAGACTATGGCCTGACCGGCGAGGCGGCGATCAATGGGGTGGATACCGGGCTGCTCACGCAGTTGAAGATGACGCTCGAAGCGCGGGATATCAGTCGCTTTTCCGCGCTGGCAGGCCGCGATATCGCGGGCGCCACGGCGCTTGCGCTGAACGGGACGGTCACGCCTTTGGGCGGTATGTTCGATCTGGCGATTGCGGGCGGGACGGATGACCTTGAGATCGGGATCGAACAGGCCGATGCGGTTCTGGCGGGGCGCACCAGCCTCAGCATGGTCGCAAAGCGCAATGAGACCGGGACTTATCTTCGTGATCTGGACCTCAAGAACGACGCGATTGATCTGACCGGCAATGTCGAGTTGCGCAGCGAAGACAGCCGCGCGGATTTGGACTTTACGCTCGCCGATGTCGGGCTGGTTCTGCCGCAATACGAAGGCCCCATCGCGGTCAAGGCGACAGCGGTGCAAGAGACGCGCGGCTGGGTTGTCGATGCGGTCACCGATGGCCCCTATGACGCGGCGCTGACCGTGTCAGGCTTGGCCACGGGCGAGGACGCGCAGATCGATTTCACCGCAGATATCCCACGGATCGAAGATTTCGTACCAGACGCGGATATCACCGGGCCTGTCACGGCCAAGGGCGAGTTGCGCCAGACACCACAGGGCTGGGAGATCAACACCAACGCCAGCGGCCCGCTTGATGCGCACGCCTCGGTCAGGGGGCTGGTCACGCCGCGCGTCGATGTGGCCTTTGATCTGTCGTTGCCCGATATCCAACCTCTCGTGCCGCAAATCAACGGCGGGGTTGAGGCCAGTGGCACGTTGGAGCAGACCGAACAGGGGTTTGTCGTCGATACCATCGCCAATGGCCCCTACGATAGTCGCGTTGCGCTGGAAGGGCTGGCAACCGGCCCTGACATGGCGCTGCGCTTTGACCTGACCTTGCCGGATGTCAGCCCGCTGGCCCCCGGCGTCAACGGGCCGCTTGCCGCGCAGGGCACCGTCCGCCAGCAAGAGGATGGCATTGCCGTGGATGTCGCCGCGACCGGCCCCTACGGCAGCAGCGCCGTGGTCGAAGGTCTGGCAACCGGTCCGAATATGGCGCTCAGCTTTGATCTGTCGGTACCCGACCTTAGCCCCATCGCCCCCGGTGTGAATGGCCCGCTTTCGGCCACCGGCGACATCCGTCAAACAGAAGACGGGATCGCCGTGGATGTGAGCGCCAACGGCCCCTATGGCAGCAATGCCATGGTCGAAGGGCTGGTCACCGGTGAGGTCTCAATGCGGTTCGACGTCTCCGTTCCCAAACTGAACCCGCTGGTGCCCAGCGTCACGGGTTCTTTCGCCGCGAATGGCGTGGCGCGCCAGACCGAAGCAGGTGTGGTGCTTGATGCAAGCGCCAGCGGCCCCTTCGGCGCGCGGGCGACGGTCGAAGGCTTGGTGACCGGCCCCAATGCGGCGGTCGATTTCCAGCTGAACATGCCGGACATCGGCGCCTTGGTGGAGCAGGTGAACGGCCCGCTGAGCGTCGCAGGCTCGGCCCGGCGCGAGGGGGAGGCATGGCGGATTGATACCAATGCCAACGGCCCCGCCGGCACGCAGGCAACCGTGGCTGGATTGGTGAGCCCCGATGGGACGCTGAACCTTGATATCGCGGGCAACGCGCCGCTCGGCCTGTCGCGTCCCTTCCTTGCCCCGCGCAACTTGCAGGGGCAGGCGCAGTTTGACTTGCAAATCAACGGCCCGGCAGCGCTGTCGTCGGTCAGCGGGCGCATCACCACCAGCGACGCGACGTTCACCGCGCCGAACCTGCGCGTGGCGCTGCGCGGGATCAATGCGGATATCCAGCTTGGCAACAACCGGGCGCAGTTGAACGTGACCGGTCAGGCAGTCGACGGCGGAGAGCTGCGTGTGGCGGGGGCGATCACCCTGACACCGGCCTTGCCTGCAGATATCAGCGTGACTCTGCGCAATCTCGTCTATGCGGACCCAAGCCTTTACAGCACCACGCTGAACGGCGACCTGCGGCTTGCAGGCCCCTTAAGCGGTGGGGCGCAGATCACCGGGGTGATCAACGCAGGCGAGACCAATATTCAGGTGCCCGCAACGGGGCTGACCTCAATCGGGGACATTCCGCAGATCACCCATGTCAACGCGCCCGCCGATGTTCTGGCAACGCGGCGCAAGGCCGGGCTGGAGGGGGCCGAGGCGGGGGAAGACCCTGCCGAGGATGCTTCTAGCCCCGGCTTTGGCCTGAACCTGCAATTGAACGCGCCCAACCGGATTTTCGTGCGCGGGCGCGGGCTTGATGCGGAACTGGGCGGCTCGCTCAACCTCAGCGGCACCACCAACCGCATCATCTCTGCCGGGCGGTTTGAACTGATCCGGGGGCGGCTGGATATCTTGGGCAAACGCTTCTTGCTCGACGAAGGCTCGGTCCAGTTTCAGGGCGATTTCATTCCCTATATCCGCTTTGTGACCTCGACCGATACCGAAGCGGGCGAGGTGCGTGTCATCGTCAGCGGCCCTGCGAATGAGCCAGAGGTGACCTTTGAATCCACCCCCGCCGCACCGCAGGATGAGGTGCTGTCGCAACTGCTCTTTGGTCGCAACATCTCGGAAATCTCGGCCTTCCAAGCGCTGCAATTGGCCAGTGCGGTGGCGACCCTTGCGGGCCGTGGCGGCGAAGGGGTGATCGGCAACCTGCGCGAAGGCTTTGGCTTGGACGATCTGGATGTGACCACCACCGACGACGGTGCAACGGCGCTGCGGCTTGGGAAATACCTGACCGACAATGTCTATACCGATGTCACGGCGGCCTCTGACGGGACTGGCGAGGTTTCCCTCAACCTTGACATTACCGAAAGCCTTACGGCCAAGGGCACGCTTGGCTCGGATGGCGACAGCAGCATCGGCATCTTCTTTGAGCGGGATTACTGA
- a CDS encoding flavin reductase family protein, which translates to MAPLVAMSDDLIPFSPDSGDAPALRRAFGRFGTGVTVVTVKTAQGPLGMTANSFASVSLEPPLVLWSPAISSKRHDSFTSAASFCIHVLGADQEDLAQRFAGQGHDFSGFDWTEDAAGVPTFSGCLARFHCNTYAVHPAGDHSLILGHVQQVALREDGAAGLMFDQGRYGQFTPRDAD; encoded by the coding sequence ATGGCACCGCTTGTCGCTATGAGTGATGATCTGATCCCCTTCTCGCCCGACAGCGGCGATGCCCCAGCCCTGCGGCGCGCCTTTGGGCGTTTCGGCACCGGCGTGACCGTGGTGACCGTGAAAACCGCACAGGGCCCCTTGGGGATGACCGCGAATTCCTTCGCCTCGGTCTCGCTTGAGCCGCCCTTGGTGCTGTGGTCGCCTGCGATCTCATCCAAACGGCACGACAGTTTCACCTCGGCCGCATCGTTCTGCATCCATGTCCTTGGCGCGGATCAAGAGGATTTAGCCCAGCGGTTCGCCGGCCAAGGTCACGACTTTTCCGGTTTCGACTGGACCGAAGATGCCGCAGGCGTGCCGACCTTTTCGGGCTGCCTTGCCCGGTTTCACTGCAACACCTACGCCGTGCATCCGGCGGGCGATCATTCGCTGATTTTGGGCCATGTGCAACAGGTCGCCCTGCGCGAGGATGGCGCGGCGGGGCTGATGTTCGACCAAGGCCGCTATGGCCAATTTACCCCGCGCGACGCGGATTAA